The following coding sequences are from one Nymphalis io chromosome 5, ilAglIoxx1.1, whole genome shotgun sequence window:
- the LOC126768486 gene encoding nose resistant to fluoxetine protein 6-like yields MSMKTLILIFLMVYNCNGVIYKLNDSDYARMPQIFHLDDYDHCLINPDGIYCTADIDIVSDYPLSELLTMMRNYSAYTRKHFNYTQLHYGICMTQTCKHFLADNKTDMKLVLEECFNHNLWENYELKCKISKPITCTYNKTNVKIDTGDIAMAAFFICLIIINCFSSIYDIVLVRRKNYKGNRFLMCFSIPHNYSKLLSSYKNFDSREERLKSFHGLRTITIICVIFCHSFLPIAIGPENPRFIEMQYENIFHLLFINGTLLVQSFFVMSGCLLAYKLKVCAEKNEMRWTLIPKAITGFWIKLTPSYAVVLGLTTTWLRYVGSGPFWKIAVTKEVEDCRTNGWSNLLYVNNYLDNTQCMVETWYLGANMQLYVIGSIVCILSRNTRSKKILLTLLFIFGIVTPAAHTYFQDLDAVLVVTPETLRIFENNVTFNNVYKRGHTNMVNFVLGIALGTLIYRWQVNKVDMVKFRKYRFLFLLTLPAIVGSLFIGSVFYKDGFQAPVIARAIYAALIKPLFGVILASLIIGSVFKIDNIYRVILEWNGWKIPSKLSYCVYLLHFMIIRAMTGIHKTLTPLNSFFVIEKPLTAITVSYIAAIPLFILVDAPLTEFLKTCLEFTIYNKTIKSIQQTRNNGISLDKYADTSVEMNEEINKRIDSAT; encoded by the exons atgtcaatGAAAACGCtgatcttaatatttttaatggtttATAATTGTAATGGTGTAATTTATAAGCTAAACG ATTCTGACTACGCCCGGATGCCACAAATTTTTCATCTAGATGACTATGATCATTGTTTGATAAATCCCGATGGAATTTATTGTACAGCTGATATTGACATTGTATCCGATTACCCTTTAAGTGAACTTTTGACGATGATGCGA AACTATTCAGCTTACAcgagaaaacattttaattatactcaACTCCATTACGGAATTTGTATGACACAGACGTGTAAACATTTCTTGGCTGATAATAAAACGGATATGAAATTGGTTCTTGAGGAATGCTTCAATCATAATCTTTGGGAAAATTATGAGTTAAAATGCAAGATATCTAAACCTATAACTTGTacctataataaaacaaatgttaagATAGACACTGGCGATATTGCAATGGCagcattttttatatgtttgatcATCATAAATTGTTTTTCAAGCATTTATGATATCGTTCTTGTTAGAAGAAAGAACTACAAAG GTAACAGATTTCTCATGTGTTTTTCAATACCACATAATTATTCTAAGTTGTTATCGTCGTATAAAAATTTTGATTCAAGAGAAGAACGATTGAAATCGTTTCATGGTTTgag gacaattacaataatttgtgTCATCTTCTGTCATTCGTTTCTGCCAATAGCAATTGGACCTGAAAATCCTCGTTTTATTGAAATG caatatgaaaatatttttcacctCCTATTCATAAACGGAACGCTTCTGGTTCaaagtttttttgttatgtCTGGCTGTTTGCTGGCTTACAAACTTAAAGTGTGCGCTGAAAAAAACGAAATGAGATGGACATTGATCCCAAAAGCGATAACTGGGTTTTGGATAAA aCTCACACCTTCGTACGCAGTCGTTCTAGGTCTCACTACAACTTGGTTGAGATACGTCGGTTCAGGGCCTTTTTGGAAG ATAGCTGTTACTAAAGAAGTCGAGGATTGCCGCACTAATGGATGGTCAAACttgttatatgttaataattatctaGACAACACACAGTGCATGGTAGAAACATG GTACCTGGGAGCTAATATGCAATTGTACGTAATTGGATCAATAGTTTGTATTTTGTCAAGAAATACCAgaagtaagaaaatattattgacattactatttatattcgGTATTGTGACACCAGCTGCACATACGTACTTTCAAGACCTGGATGCAGTGCTCGTAGTTACACCAGA GACtttaagaatttttgaaaataatgttaCATTCAATAACGTTTACAAACGAGGACATACAAATATGGTTAACTTTGTTTTGGGAATAGCGTTGGGTACTCTTATATACCGATGGCAAGTTAACAAAGTTGACATGGTAAAATTTAGA AAATACCGGTTCCTATTCTTGCTTACGTTGCCAGCAATTGTAGGTTCATTATTTATAGGGAGTGTATTTTATAAGGACGGGTTTCAGGCACCTGTTATTGCAAGAGCCATATATGCTGCTTTGATCAAACCTTTGTTTGGAGTTATTCTTGCTTCACTTATCATTGGATCAGTTTTTAAAATTGACA atatatacCGAGTTATTTTGGAATGGAATGGATGGAAGATTCCTTCAAAACTATCATATTGTGTATATCTTCTACATTTTATGATAATACGAGCAATGACTGGAATACATAAAACATTGACACCACTAAATAGCTTTTTTGTG ATAGAAAAACCGTTAACCGCCATAACGGTATCTTACATAGCCGCAATACCGCTTTTTATATTGGTAGATGCACCACTGACAGAATTTTTGAAAACGTGTTTGGAATTTACAAtctacaataaaacaataaaatcaatacaacAAACACGAAACAACGGAATCTCTTTAGATAAATACGCAGACACATCCGTTGAAATGAatgaagaaattaataaaagaattgaTTCGGCGACTTAG